One window from the genome of Enterobacteriaceae bacterium Kacie_13 encodes:
- the ldtD gene encoding L,D-transpeptidase, with product MLMNQRSLKFLVASCLLASGLSPWFAAWATVPTMPVRTATLSSVQSMSQLQAELLPRGIRPLYLSSLSSLYASNHMQPMWKDRETVQIFQQQLAELAISGIQPQFTQWVRWLTDPDVTGMARDVVLSDAMLGYLQFTSSVEAKGDTWLYSNVPYKMTTPPLTVINQWQLAVRQGTTAQYLSTLTPQHPYYAKMHDALKTMLADNRPWPVMTGATSLRPDQISDDIPALREILNRTGMMVATPEEAKAPKPTDETIAPNVPGSAANDDLSVDESADKAQAATPAVSPSATSVQDVLPTVQSSESPAPATPVVVSNNQYTPDLVEAVKRFQKWQGLEADGIIGARTRQWLNSSPQLRATLLALNIQRLRILPGNVNTGIMVNIPNYQLTYYLNGNEVLSSRVIVGRPSRKTPLMSSALNNVVVNPPWNVPTTLVREDIVPKARNNPTYFQQHGYQVLSGWSNDAEVIDPTMIDWAMVSPSHFPYRIRQAPGASNSLGRYKFNMPSSDAIYLHDTPNHNLFSKDIRALSSGCVRVNKASELANMLLQDAGWNDTRISSALQGGNTTYVSIRHRIPVKLFYLTAWVAEDGKPQFRTDIYNYDSTVRSGAQILPQAEKLLQ from the coding sequence ATGTTAATGAATCAAAGGTCTCTCAAGTTTTTAGTGGCCAGCTGCCTGCTGGCAAGCGGCCTGTCTCCGTGGTTTGCTGCCTGGGCGACAGTACCGACCATGCCGGTGCGCACTGCCACGCTCTCCAGCGTTCAGAGCATGAGCCAGCTGCAAGCTGAACTATTACCGCGAGGCATTCGTCCGCTGTATTTGTCTTCCCTCTCTTCACTGTATGCATCAAACCATATGCAGCCTATGTGGAAGGACAGGGAAACCGTCCAGATATTTCAGCAGCAGCTTGCTGAGCTGGCTATTTCCGGTATTCAGCCGCAGTTCACACAATGGGTAAGATGGCTGACGGATCCCGACGTCACTGGCATGGCACGCGATGTCGTCCTCTCTGATGCGATGCTGGGCTATTTGCAGTTTACCAGCAGCGTAGAGGCCAAAGGCGATACCTGGCTTTACAGCAATGTGCCTTACAAAATGACGACACCACCGCTGACGGTCATTAATCAGTGGCAGCTGGCTGTGCGTCAGGGCACTACGGCACAGTACTTGTCGACGCTGACACCGCAACATCCTTATTATGCAAAAATGCACGACGCACTGAAAACCATGCTGGCGGATAACCGCCCGTGGCCAGTGATGACTGGCGCAACCAGCCTGCGTCCAGATCAGATCAGTGACGACATTCCTGCACTGCGTGAAATTCTCAACCGCACCGGCATGATGGTTGCGACGCCAGAGGAAGCCAAAGCGCCGAAGCCGACGGATGAAACCATCGCACCAAACGTGCCAGGTAGTGCGGCAAATGACGATCTATCGGTGGATGAAAGCGCCGATAAAGCGCAGGCAGCCACCCCTGCGGTGAGCCCATCGGCGACTTCAGTACAAGATGTTCTGCCAACGGTACAGTCATCGGAAAGCCCGGCTCCGGCGACACCGGTTGTGGTATCCAACAATCAGTACACGCCGGATCTGGTCGAGGCCGTTAAGCGTTTTCAAAAATGGCAGGGGCTTGAAGCGGATGGCATTATCGGTGCCCGTACGCGCCAGTGGCTAAATTCATCTCCGCAGCTGCGTGCCACCTTGCTGGCGCTGAACATTCAACGGTTGCGTATTCTGCCGGGCAATGTGAACACCGGTATCATGGTGAACATTCCGAACTACCAGCTGACGTATTATCTCAACGGTAATGAAGTGTTGTCATCGCGGGTGATTGTTGGCCGTCCAAGCCGTAAAACGCCACTGATGAGTAGTGCATTAAATAACGTGGTGGTGAACCCACCGTGGAACGTGCCGACGACGTTAGTGCGTGAAGATATTGTGCCGAAAGCCCGCAATAACCCGACGTACTTCCAGCAGCACGGTTATCAGGTGTTATCCGGCTGGAGTAATGATGCGGAAGTAATCGACCCGACGATGATTGACTGGGCCATGGTGTCACCGAGCCATTTCCCATATCGCATTCGTCAGGCACCAGGCGCAAGTAACTCCCTTGGTCGATACAAATTCAACATGCCAAGTTCCGATGCTATCTACCTGCACGACACGCCAAATCACAATCTTTTCAGTAAAGATATTCGCGCGCTCAGTTCAGGTTGTGTTCGGGTGAATAAAGCTTCTGAACTGGCCAATATGTTGTTGCAGGACGCTGGCTGGAATGACACGCGTATTTCCTCTGCATTGCAGGGCGGTAATACGACTTACGTTTCTATTCGTCATCGCATACCGGTAAAACTGTTTTATCTGACGGCGTGGGTAGCGGAGGATGGTAAGCCGCAATTCCGTACAGATATTTACAATTATGATTCTACTGTGAGATCCGGCGCACAAATTTTGCCTCAGGCAGAAAAACTACTGCAATAA
- a CDS encoding DUF882 domain-containing protein — MNEIDKHRRKWLALGSAAMGIALLPSRAFATLSTPRPRILVVNNLNTGETLKTEFFDGKRYNKDELARLNHLFRDYRAEKVKSIDPALFDHLYRLQVMLGGTNKPVQLISGYRSLATNNSMREPGSGVAKHSYHTLGQAMDFHIQGIELSNIRKAALKMRMGGVGYYPRSNFVHIDTGPARTW, encoded by the coding sequence ATGAATGAAATCGACAAACATCGCCGTAAATGGCTGGCATTAGGCAGTGCCGCTATGGGGATTGCATTGCTTCCGAGCCGTGCGTTCGCCACTCTTTCCACTCCTCGTCCACGTATTTTGGTCGTTAACAATCTTAATACTGGCGAAACCCTCAAAACTGAGTTTTTTGATGGAAAGCGTTACAACAAGGATGAATTGGCCCGGTTGAATCATTTGTTCAGGGACTATCGGGCAGAAAAGGTGAAGTCCATTGACCCTGCTTTGTTCGATCATCTCTATCGCTTACAGGTCATGCTCGGGGGAACGAATAAACCCGTGCAGTTGATTTCTGGCTACCGCTCGCTGGCGACTAATAACAGCATGCGTGAACCGGGAAGTGGCGTGGCGAAGCACAGCTACCACACCCTGGGTCAGGCGATGGATTTCCACATTCAGGGCATCGAACTGAGCAATATCCGCAAAGCAGCATTAAAAATGCGGATGGGTGGTGTAGGATATTATCCACGAAGTAACTTTGTGCACATCGATACCGGCCCTGCAAGGACCTGGTGA
- a CDS encoding MBL fold metallo-hydrolase encodes MKTHLITVTAFSQNCSLIWCTKTNQAALVDPGGEAAKIIREVSAQGVLVTQILLTHGHLDHVGAAAELAAHYQVPVIGPQKEDQFLLDALPTQSQMFGLDHCDPLTPDTWLEEGDNVSVGEEELSVLHCPGHTPGHIVFINDKARLAVSGDVIFKGGVGRSDFPRGDHQALIHSIKTKLLPLGDDIVFIPGHGPMSDFGYERKTNPFLQDELPVW; translated from the coding sequence ATGAAAACCCATCTCATTACCGTCACGGCGTTCAGCCAAAATTGCTCACTGATTTGGTGTACTAAAACCAATCAGGCCGCGCTTGTCGATCCGGGCGGCGAAGCAGCTAAAATCATCCGCGAAGTCTCCGCTCAGGGCGTACTGGTCACACAAATTTTGCTGACCCACGGTCATCTTGATCACGTTGGTGCTGCTGCAGAATTGGCTGCACATTATCAGGTACCGGTGATTGGCCCGCAAAAAGAAGATCAATTCCTGTTGGATGCACTGCCAACCCAAAGTCAGATGTTTGGATTAGATCATTGTGACCCGCTGACGCCCGATACCTGGCTGGAAGAGGGCGATAACGTCAGCGTGGGAGAAGAAGAACTTTCCGTGCTGCATTGTCCTGGGCATACCCCGGGCCATATTGTCTTCATTAATGATAAGGCGCGTCTGGCCGTTTCCGGTGACGTCATATTTAAAGGTGGCGTTGGCCGTAGTGATTTCCCGCGGGGCGATCATCAGGCGCTGATCCATTCGATCAAAACCAAATTATTACCACTGGGCGATGACATCGTGTTTATCCCAGGTCACGGACCGATGTCAGATTTTGGTTATGAACGTAAAACCAATCCTTTCCTGCAGGATGAATTACCGGTCTGGTGA
- a CDS encoding aminotransferase class I/II-fold pyridoxal phosphate-dependent enzyme, translating into MFEKITAAPADPILGLSDLFRADDRSDKINLGIGVYKDETGKTPVLASVKKAEQFLLENETTKTYLSIDGLPDFAHCTQELLFGKDSAVIAEKRARTAQTPGGTGALRIAADFIATQTSAKRVWVSNPSWPNHKSVFNAAGLEVAEYNYYDAQDHSLDFDGMLKSLSEAQAGDVVLFHGCCHNPTGIDPTQEQWSQLAELSVSKGWLPLFDFAYQGFAKGLEEDAGGLRLFVAKHKELLVASSYSKNFGLYNERVGACTIVASDAETADRAFSQVKSVIRANYSNPPAHGAAVVATILGNPSLRALWEQELSDMRQRIHRMRQLFVTTLQEKGAKQDFSFIINQNGMFSFSGLTKDQVLRLRDEFGVYAVNSGRINVAGITLDNMAPLCEAIVAVL; encoded by the coding sequence ATGTTTGAAAAAATCACTGCAGCACCTGCCGACCCAATTCTGGGCCTTTCCGATCTTTTCCGCGCTGACGACCGCTCTGATAAAATCAATCTTGGAATTGGTGTTTATAAAGATGAGACAGGTAAAACGCCGGTTCTGGCCAGCGTGAAGAAAGCCGAACAATTTCTGTTGGAAAATGAAACGACCAAAACCTATCTGAGCATCGACGGATTGCCTGATTTTGCGCACTGCACACAGGAACTGCTGTTCGGCAAAGACAGCGCAGTGATCGCTGAAAAACGGGCCCGCACCGCCCAAACTCCCGGCGGCACCGGCGCATTGCGTATCGCAGCAGATTTTATCGCCACCCAAACCAGCGCTAAACGCGTATGGGTTAGCAACCCAAGCTGGCCTAACCATAAAAGCGTATTTAATGCTGCAGGTCTTGAAGTGGCTGAATACAACTATTATGACGCGCAGGACCACTCCCTTGATTTCGACGGTATGCTTAAGAGCCTGAGTGAAGCACAAGCGGGTGACGTAGTGCTATTCCACGGGTGCTGCCATAACCCAACCGGTATCGATCCTACGCAGGAACAGTGGTCCCAGCTGGCAGAATTGTCTGTCTCGAAAGGCTGGTTGCCGCTGTTTGACTTCGCCTATCAGGGCTTTGCGAAAGGTCTGGAAGAAGATGCGGGTGGCCTGCGTCTGTTCGTGGCAAAACACAAAGAATTACTGGTTGCCAGCTCCTACTCGAAAAACTTCGGTTTGTATAACGAACGTGTGGGTGCCTGTACGATTGTGGCATCTGATGCCGAAACTGCCGACCGCGCGTTCAGCCAGGTGAAATCCGTTATCCGTGCAAACTACTCTAACCCACCGGCACACGGCGCAGCCGTCGTGGCGACCATACTGGGTAACCCATCACTGCGCGCGCTGTGGGAGCAGGAACTGAGTGACATGCGTCAGCGTATTCACCGCATGCGCCAGTTGTTCGTCACAACCTTGCAGGAAAAAGGCGCGAAACAGGACTTCAGCTTTATTATTAATCAGAACGGTATGTTCTCATTCAGCGGCCTGACCAAAGATCAGGTCCTGCGTTTGCGTGATGAATTCGGTGTTTACGCGGTGAACTCCGGACGCATTAACGTAGCCGGTATTACGCTCGATAATATGGCACCGCTGTGTGAAGCCATCGTCGCTGTGCTGTAA
- the ompC gene encoding porin OmpC, producing the protein MKRNILAVVIPALLVAGAANAAEIYNKDGNKLDLYGKVDARHNFSDNAGDDGDQTYVRFGFKGETQITDQLTGYGQWEYNVQANHAESAGDEGNKTRLGFAGLKFGDAGSFDYGRNYGVIYDVMSYTDQLPIFGDDTMYQNNDNFMIGRSNGVATYRNSNFFGLVDGLSFAVQYQGKNDEGRDGRGAVDSNGDGWGTSAAYALGNSGVSLTGAYFSSNRTSTQKTDGTGDKADAYAFGAKYDANNLYLATFYGESRNTTDYGNPDAIANKTQNFEVVAQYQFDFGLRPSIAYLQSKGKSLNGFTNNGATYAGGDADLVKYVEVGTYYYFNKNMSTYVDYKINLLDDNSYTKAAGRSTDDVVGVGLQYQF; encoded by the coding sequence ATGAAGCGCAACATTCTTGCAGTAGTAATCCCAGCTCTGTTAGTCGCTGGTGCAGCTAATGCAGCAGAAATCTATAACAAAGACGGCAACAAACTGGATTTGTACGGTAAAGTTGACGCACGCCATAACTTCTCTGACAACGCTGGTGATGATGGCGACCAGACCTATGTTCGTTTCGGCTTCAAAGGCGAAACTCAAATTACTGACCAACTGACCGGTTACGGCCAGTGGGAATACAACGTTCAGGCTAACCATGCAGAAAGCGCTGGCGACGAAGGCAACAAAACTCGTCTGGGCTTCGCAGGTCTGAAATTCGGTGATGCAGGTTCATTCGACTACGGTCGTAACTACGGCGTAATCTACGACGTAATGTCCTACACCGACCAATTGCCAATCTTTGGCGATGACACCATGTACCAAAACAACGACAACTTCATGATTGGTCGTTCTAATGGCGTGGCAACTTACCGTAACAGCAACTTCTTCGGTCTGGTTGACGGCCTGAGCTTTGCTGTACAGTACCAGGGCAAAAACGACGAAGGTCGTGACGGTCGTGGCGCAGTTGACTCCAACGGCGACGGCTGGGGTACTTCTGCTGCATACGCACTGGGCAACTCTGGTGTTAGCCTGACGGGTGCTTACTTCTCCTCTAACCGTACCTCTACTCAGAAAACTGATGGTACTGGTGACAAAGCTGACGCATACGCATTCGGCGCGAAATACGACGCTAACAACCTGTACCTGGCAACCTTCTACGGTGAATCACGTAACACCACTGATTACGGCAACCCAGATGCGATTGCTAACAAAACTCAGAACTTCGAAGTGGTTGCACAGTACCAGTTCGACTTCGGCCTGCGTCCATCCATCGCTTACCTGCAATCTAAAGGTAAGAGCCTGAATGGCTTCACTAACAACGGCGCAACTTACGCTGGCGGCGATGCTGACCTGGTTAAATACGTAGAAGTTGGTACTTACTACTACTTCAACAAAAACATGTCTACCTACGTTGACTATAAAATCAACCTGCTGGACGACAACAGCTACACCAAAGCAGCCGGTCGCAGCACCGACGACGTTGTTGGTGTTGGCTTGCAATACCAGTTCTAA
- the asnS gene encoding asparagine--tRNA ligase produces the protein MSVVPVVDVLQGRAAVDSEVTVRGWVRTRRDSKAGISFLAVYDGSCFNPLQAVVNNSLPNYQDEVLHLTTGCSVEVTGTVVASPGEGQSFELQATAIKVVGWVDDPDTYPMAAKRHSIEYLREVAHLRPRTNLIGAVARVRNTLSQAIHRFYHENGYFWVSTPLITASDTEGAGEMFRVSTLDLQNLPRTDKGEIDFSEDFFGKESFLTVSGQLNGEAYACALSKVYTFGPTFRAENSNTSRHLAEFWMVEPEVAFATLDDIASLAENMLKYVFQAVLNERSDDMAFFAERVDKDAVARLERFVTSDFAQVDYTEAVEILMNCGQKFENAVSWGVDLSSEHERYLAEQHFKAPVVVKNYPKDIKSFYMRLNDDGKTVAAMDVLAPGIGEIIGGSQREERLDVLDARMVEMGLKTEDYWWYRDLRRYGTVPHSGFGLGFERLVAYVTGVQNVRDVIPFPRTPRNATF, from the coding sequence ATGAGCGTTGTGCCTGTAGTCGACGTACTGCAAGGCCGTGCTGCGGTTGACAGTGAAGTCACCGTACGCGGTTGGGTACGTACCCGGAGAGATTCTAAAGCTGGTATCTCATTCCTCGCCGTTTATGACGGCTCCTGCTTTAATCCATTACAGGCCGTCGTCAATAATTCTCTGCCCAATTATCAGGATGAGGTTCTGCACCTGACGACCGGCTGTTCTGTTGAAGTCACCGGTACTGTTGTCGCCTCCCCTGGCGAAGGCCAGAGCTTTGAGCTGCAGGCGACTGCCATTAAAGTGGTCGGCTGGGTGGATGATCCTGATACATATCCGATGGCGGCTAAACGTCACAGCATCGAATATCTGCGTGAAGTGGCCCACCTGCGTCCACGCACTAACCTGATTGGCGCGGTGGCCCGCGTGCGTAACACACTGTCTCAGGCAATTCATCGTTTCTATCATGAAAACGGCTACTTCTGGGTATCGACGCCGCTGATTACAGCCTCCGATACCGAAGGTGCTGGTGAGATGTTCCGCGTATCCACGCTGGATCTGCAGAACCTGCCGCGTACCGATAAAGGTGAGATCGATTTCAGCGAAGACTTCTTCGGTAAAGAATCCTTCCTGACCGTTTCCGGGCAGCTGAACGGCGAAGCTTACGCTTGTGCGCTGTCTAAGGTTTACACTTTCGGGCCGACGTTCCGTGCAGAAAACTCCAACACCAGCCGTCACCTCGCTGAGTTCTGGATGGTTGAGCCAGAAGTGGCCTTTGCCACACTGGACGATATCGCATCTCTTGCTGAAAACATGCTTAAGTATGTTTTCCAGGCTGTGTTGAACGAACGTTCAGACGATATGGCCTTTTTTGCTGAACGCGTAGACAAAGATGCGGTAGCCCGCCTTGAGCGTTTTGTAACCTCTGATTTCGCGCAGGTGGATTACACCGAAGCAGTAGAGATCCTAATGAATTGCGGCCAGAAGTTTGAGAACGCCGTTTCATGGGGTGTCGATCTTTCTTCAGAACACGAACGTTATCTTGCTGAGCAACATTTTAAAGCGCCTGTGGTGGTGAAAAACTATCCGAAAGATATCAAGTCCTTCTACATGCGTTTGAACGATGATGGCAAAACTGTGGCGGCGATGGACGTACTAGCACCGGGCATCGGTGAGATCATCGGCGGTTCTCAGCGTGAAGAACGTCTGGATGTATTGGACGCGAGAATGGTCGAAATGGGACTTAAAACTGAAGATTATTGGTGGTATCGCGATCTTCGTCGTTACGGCACTGTGCCACACTCCGGTTTCGGTTTGGGCTTTGAACGTTTAGTCGCTTATGTGACCGGCGTACAGAACGTCCGGGACGTGATTCCGTTCCCACGCACACCACGTAATGCAACCTTCTAA
- the pncB gene encoding nicotinate phosphoribosyltransferase produces MTPYASPILTSLLDTDAYKLHMQQAVFHRYHSISVVAEFRCRGDELLGEYAGEIRQQIQLMSELALTDDEFTYLSGLPFFTKDYLSWLKAFRYNPEHVTVSDRDGHLHVRIEGPWREVIMWEVPLLAVISEVVHRHRSPQITAQMAVEQLRKNLVSFNEQASDIDLSAFRLMDFGTRRRFSGEVQEAIVSTLKNEFPYLVGTSNYDLAHKLQLAPVGTQAHEWFQAHQQISPVLANSQRAALQAWLDEYPDQLGIALTDCITMDAFLRDFGPKFANAYQGLRHDSGDPFEWGEKAIAHYQALDIDPMTKTLVFSDNLDLDKALHLYRHFHKRVNLVFGIGTRLTCNIPGVKPLNIVIKLVQCNGKPVAKLSDSPGKTICQDKAFVKALRKAFDLPLVKKAS; encoded by the coding sequence ATGACTCCATACGCCTCCCCGATTTTGACTTCGCTGTTAGATACCGATGCCTACAAGCTTCATATGCAGCAAGCGGTTTTCCATCGTTATCACAGCATCAGCGTGGTAGCAGAGTTCCGTTGCCGCGGAGATGAACTGCTTGGCGAATACGCCGGCGAAATCCGTCAGCAAATCCAGTTGATGAGCGAACTGGCGCTGACCGACGATGAGTTCACCTACCTCTCCGGGCTGCCTTTCTTCACAAAGGACTATCTCAGCTGGCTTAAAGCGTTCCGCTATAATCCGGAACATGTCACCGTTTCCGACCGCGACGGACATCTGCACGTGCGCATCGAAGGGCCGTGGCGTGAAGTGATCATGTGGGAAGTGCCGCTGCTGGCAGTGATCAGCGAAGTGGTACATCGCCATCGCTCGCCGCAAATCACCGCGCAAATGGCGGTCGAACAGCTGCGTAAAAATCTGGTCAGCTTTAATGAGCAGGCCTCAGATATCGATCTTTCCGCTTTCCGACTGATGGATTTCGGTACGCGCCGCCGTTTCTCGGGCGAGGTGCAGGAAGCCATTGTCAGTACGCTTAAAAATGAGTTCCCTTATCTGGTCGGTACCAGCAACTACGATCTCGCCCATAAGTTGCAGCTGGCACCCGTCGGAACGCAGGCACACGAATGGTTTCAGGCGCATCAGCAAATCAGCCCGGTGCTGGCTAACAGTCAGCGCGCGGCGTTACAAGCCTGGCTGGACGAATATCCTGATCAACTCGGTATCGCCCTCACTGACTGCATAACCATGGATGCTTTCCTGCGTGATTTCGGACCGAAATTCGCCAACGCCTATCAGGGCCTGCGCCATGATTCGGGGGATCCGTTTGAGTGGGGTGAAAAAGCCATCGCGCATTATCAGGCGCTGGATATTGATCCGATGACCAAGACGCTGGTGTTCTCAGATAATCTCGACCTGGATAAGGCGCTGCATTTATATCGCCATTTCCACAAACGGGTGAATTTGGTATTCGGCATCGGTACGCGCCTGACCTGTAATATCCCCGGTGTGAAACCGCTGAATATCGTCATTAAGCTGGTGCAGTGTAATGGTAAGCCGGTGGCAAAACTTTCCGACAGCCCGGGTAAAACCATCTGTCAGGATAAAGCGTTTGTGAAAGCGCTGCGAAAAGCATTTGATCTGCCGCTGGTCAAAAAAGCCTCCTGA